The Arvicola amphibius chromosome 11, mArvAmp1.2, whole genome shotgun sequence genome has a segment encoding these proteins:
- the Dhrsx gene encoding dehydrogenase/reductase SDR family member on chromosome X translates to MLTLRALRATVLVYAVGAAVLLAQLLRRLRGGFREPALPAQPDRVAIVTGGTDGIGLATARRLARLGMRVVIAGNNAAKANDVVSRIREETKNDKVHFLFCDLASLRSVRKFARDFLSRGFPLHVLVNNAGVMMVPPGRTEDGFERHFGVNFLGHFLLTHLLLGALTSAGSPGQRSRVVTVASATHYVGELDPADPQDRKSPYSAHAAYARSKLALVLFSQRLQRLLAARGDPVTANLVDPGVVDTALFRHVWWGTRAVQRALGWLLFKTPDEGAWTSVYAAAAPELEGVGGRYLYNEAETEPLGLARDVELQARLWAESCRLAGIPQGTGFGVE, encoded by the coding sequence ATGTTGACGCTCCGCGCGCTGCGGGCCACCGTCCTGGTCTACGCGGTGGGCGCCGCCGTGTTGTTGGCGCAGCTGCTGCGCCGCCTGCGCGGGGGCTTCCGGGAGCCGGCGCTGCCCGCACAGCCCGACCGCGTGGCCATCGTGACGGGCGGCACCGACGGCATCGGGCTGGCCACGGCGCGGCGGCTGGCCCGGCTGGGCATGCGCGTGGTCATAGCCGGGAACAACGCGGCGAAGGCGAACGACGTCGTCTCCCGGATCCGCGAGGAGACGAAGAACGACAAGGTGCACTTCCTGTTCTGCGACCTGGCCTCCCTCCGCTCCGTCCGGAAGTTCGCCCGCGACTTCCTGTCGCGCGGCTTCCCGCTGCACGTGCTGGTCAACAACGCCGGCGTCATGATGGTGCCCCCCGGCCGCACCGAGGATGGCTTCGAGCGCCACTTCGGCGTCAACTTCCTGGGCCACTTCCTGCTGACGCACCTGCTGCTGGGCGCGCTGACGTCGGCGGGGTCGCCGGGTCAGAGGTCCAGGGTCGTCACCGTGGCGTCGGCCACGCACTACGTGGGGGAGCTGGACCCGGCGGACCCGCAGGACCGGAAGTCGCCCTACTCGGCGCACGCGGCCTACGCGCGGAGCAAGCTGGCGCTCGTCCTGTTCTCGCAGCGGCTGCAGAGGCTGCTGGCGGCGCGCGGCGACCCCGTGACCGCCAACCTAGTCGACCCGGGCGTCGTGGATACGGCGCTCTTCCGCCACGTGTGGTGGGGCACGCGGGCCGTGCAGCGGGCGCTcggctggctgctcttcaagaccCCCGACGAGGGCGCCTGGACTTCTGTCTACGCCGCCGCCGCCCCAGAGTTGGAAGGGGTCGGCGGCCGCTACCTCTACAACGAGGCCGAGACGGAGCCGCTGGGCCTTGCGCGGGACGTGGAGCTGCAGGCGCGGCTGTGGGCGGAGAGCTGCCGGCTGGCAGGGATCCCCCAAGGGACGGGCTTCGGTGTGGAGTAG